A portion of the Chelmon rostratus isolate fCheRos1 chromosome 15, fCheRos1.pri, whole genome shotgun sequence genome contains these proteins:
- the mrpl35 gene encoding 39S ribosomal protein L35, mitochondrial, with amino-acid sequence MASALARRVSGLLRPLSVSLCAKTPQVCQLSSLIQPPPLYNYAAAAVCAPLRAAVCQTPRYSILQRVSTLVPSVTQQQIRSLTYYSVKKGKRKTVKAVTDRFMRLHCGLWIRRKAGYKKKLWKKNAARRKRLREHVFCNKTQSRLLDKMTTSFWKRRNWYVNDPYMKYHDRVNLKV; translated from the exons ATGGCGTCCGCCCTTGCAAGGAGGGTGTCCG GGCTGCTGAGgccgctgtctgtctctctatgtgCCAAGACACCACAAGTTTGTCAGCTCTCCAGCCTCATCCAGCCTCCGCCTCTCTACAACTATGCTGCAGCCGCTGTCTGCGCTCCTCTAcgtgctgcagtgtgtcagaCACCCCGATACAGCATCCTTCAACG GGTGTCCACACTTGTTCCCAGTGTGACTCAGCAACAAATCAGAAGTCTAACGTACTACAGTGTGAagaaggggaagaggaagacTGTAAAAGCTGTGACAGATAGGTTCATGAGGCTGCATTGTGGCCTTTGGATCAGACGTAAG GCTGGATACAAGAAGAAACTGTGGAAGAAGAACGCTGCCAGACGAAAGCGCCTGAGGGAGCATGTATTCTgtaacaaaacacagagcaggctTTTGGATAAAATGACAACCTCCTTTTGGAAAAGGAGGAACTGGTATGTTAATGACCCATACATGAAGTACCACGATCGGGTCAACCTCAAAGTGTAA